One Oceanivirga salmonicida DNA window includes the following coding sequences:
- a CDS encoding nucleotide exchange factor GrpE, whose product MQEEKKGLEEEVSENTENKSTENKSGENITEEKVEEIKEEVKLTCEEEKALLQQEIMEWKKEYAIKLADFENYKKRKDKELDEFKKYACESLILKQLENMDVLNMAIESAKSNHDIDSLLEGLNMLQKGMFDNLVQEGLTEIETENAKYDPYKHHAIQTINDPEKEDDIVVQVFKKGYKLKNKIIRPAMVVINKK is encoded by the coding sequence ATGCAAGAAGAAAAAAAAGGACTAGAAGAAGAAGTAAGTGAAAATACTGAAAATAAATCTACTGAAAATAAGTCTGGTGAAAATATTACAGAAGAAAAAGTAGAAGAGATTAAAGAAGAAGTAAAACTTACATGTGAAGAAGAAAAAGCATTATTGCAACAAGAAATAATGGAATGGAAAAAAGAATATGCAATAAAACTAGCGGATTTTGAAAATTATAAAAAAAGAAAAGATAAAGAATTAGACGAATTTAAAAAATATGCTTGTGAAAGTTTGATACTTAAGCAATTAGAAAATATGGATGTATTAAATATGGCAATAGAGAGTGCAAAATCTAATCATGATATAGATTCTTTATTAGAAGGACTTAATATGTTACAAAAAGGTATGTTTGATAATTTAGTGCAAGAAGGTTTAACAGAAATAGAAACTGAAAATGCTAAATATGATCCATATAAGCATCATGCAATACAAACTATAAATGATCCTGAAAAAGAAGACGATATAGTTGTGCAAGTATTTAAAAAGGGTTATAAATTAAAAAATAAAATAATAAGACCAGCAATGGTAGTAATAAACAAAAAATAA
- the hrcA gene encoding heat-inducible transcriptional repressor HrcA, translating to MNEREKQILYTIISHYIKTGESVGSRTIEKKYDIGVSSATIRNAMADLEDKGLISKVHTSSGRVPTQDGYKMYIDELMYTIEKEHSDEDVNSYIELKTKQLGIIIKKITELIAKSSNNTAVSLEPSVEKHKLKKVELVYVNPKRTFVVAVTDLGIVKTANLNLSNYTTENTLKDLSHYINKLITDNMYTYTLLELKEVLNKIGYLDEGFSNQNILKLHIANETSLLLHLDNLVTGIKFIEDKTTLKGILKDIVENKNFKPYEINVMFGSDLGLEELKNLSFIFSIYEYENERGVISIIGSERMNYKENISLLNYANDILKQSLLDTYNIKLLR from the coding sequence ATGAATGAAAGAGAAAAACAAATACTTTACACTATAATTTCGCATTATATTAAAACAGGTGAGAGTGTAGGATCGAGAACCATAGAGAAGAAATATGATATAGGAGTATCATCTGCTACTATAAGGAACGCTATGGCTGATTTAGAAGATAAAGGATTGATATCTAAGGTTCATACTTCTTCTGGGCGTGTACCTACGCAAGATGGCTATAAAATGTATATAGATGAATTAATGTATACTATTGAAAAAGAACATAGTGATGAAGATGTTAATTCATATATTGAATTAAAAACTAAGCAGTTGGGTATAATAATTAAAAAAATTACAGAATTGATTGCTAAATCTAGTAATAATACAGCAGTTTCTTTAGAGCCATCAGTAGAAAAGCATAAGTTGAAAAAAGTAGAATTGGTATATGTAAATCCAAAAAGAACATTTGTAGTTGCAGTTACTGATTTAGGAATAGTAAAAACTGCTAATTTAAATTTAAGTAATTATACAACTGAAAATACACTTAAAGATTTAAGTCATTATATCAATAAATTAATTACTGATAATATGTATACATATACTTTATTAGAATTAAAAGAAGTACTAAATAAAATTGGTTACTTAGATGAAGGTTTTTCAAATCAAAATATATTAAAATTACATATAGCAAATGAAACATCTTTATTATTACATTTAGACAATTTAGTAACAGGTATAAAATTTATTGAAGATAAAACTACTTTAAAAGGAATTTTAAAAGATATAGTAGAAAATAAAAACTTCAAACCTTATGAAATAAATGTAATGTTTGGAAGTGATTTAGGACTAGAAGAATTAAAAAATTTATCGTTTATATTTAGTATATATGAATACGAAAATGAGCGTGGAGTAATAAGTATAATAGGTTCTGAAAGAATGAATTATAAAGAAAATATTTCTTTATTAAATTATGCTAATGATATATTAAAACAATCATTATTAGACACATATAATATTAAACTTTTAAGATAG